Below is a genomic region from Camelus dromedarius isolate mCamDro1 chromosome 25, mCamDro1.pat, whole genome shotgun sequence.
TTGTCCAAATGTCTAACCTTTATGCCATTGAGCGATATTAAATTTCCTGGCTCTTACAATAAAAACTCTAAAGACCTTTTGTTTGAAGTTTCCTGTTTCCCTAATTAGCTACTTCATTTGTCCTTCTTATCTTTACAATAAAATCTACTCTAATGCTCTAGAGTTAAAATCCTCTATCTTGTCCCAACTGGCCTCTAGCAGTCAAATAAATAGTCACCTTTCATAAAACTTTTAATTATATCACGGTTTTATCCTGCACATCCATCAGGGTCTACAGCTTGAACAGAAATGCTCATTTTCACATAAAAGACCTGAAGGTGATGACAGCACAGTCGTGCACAACGGAGATCAGGAGGTTGGATGACTTTTCAAGGCAAACCAGAAGGGGCTGGCCACACGTTTCAATGCAGCGTAAAGGACCAGAAGGCACTCTATGGTCAACAAGCTGCCAAGCCAGGCTCTGGAGCAACACTGTCCAGAAGGCAGCCACAAACCTCGCCTGGCCATCTAAACCTAACAAAAATCAAGTAACACTAAAAAACATAACCTATCGGCACCAGTCACACCAGGTATTCCGCCTGTAAGTGAAAAATCCACAACAGGACATCATTTACTGCAGGACTCATTACCGCAAAAGGAAAATACTACAGAATTTAGGTTGGCATGcaggtatttattttacaattctTTCAACAGTtttttgtgtttgaaatttttcataataatatgttgggaaaatatttttcattaaataggACTATAAATTCAGCTAAATTAACCACATCTCAAGTACTCAGAAGCCACATGTAGTAGCTAGCAGCTACCCCACTGGACTGCAGACACAGCACACttctattatctcacagtttaCGGGACAAAGCTGCTCTAGTCTAGCTGCTCAGGCCCCCTGGCAAGCCTCCAGTCACTAATCCTCCCACACTAAGGCCCTGAGTTAGGTGGATGATGACTAGCAGgatgcatatttttaaagagtgAGGGTTCAGGTGGAAAAGTAACAGAATACCAGGGCACGGTTACCaacaaaagaagtaataaaagaCCAAGTCTGTTAGAAAGAGGTTGAAGGAATTGGAAATATGAGTGGGACCTGTGTTCATTAGGAGTTAGGATATaaatacacacgtgtgtgtgtgtgtttaagtctaaactttaatttttagagctgagaattcatttatttcccacaaatacacaacacacacacacatatatagtgaaacagaaaataaggaaataatagaTGTGCCTAACGGGACACTGACTTCACCTTTGCCACCTTGAGGAAATCACTGCTTATACCAAAACATTTCAATGTGAATAACCGGAGAGGTTTGTGATAAatgtaaaaaattcaaaacctTCTGTAAACTATTTCTATAAGCACCAAAAAATTAAATCCCATCAGGTGTGGTAGAAAAAAGGGAAGACCTACAATTACCTTTAAACGGGTGGGGATCTGGCTCCGTGGCTCTACCTGAAAGAACCTCTGTCAGAGGCCGCACCGACTACAACTGTTACTGTCTTTAAAGTGAAGCAGAGATACAtcctcctggaaaaaaaaaagcactgtccATGCAGGCTTTGATATGTTTTATTGGACTAAAATTTCAACACAAGGTGACTTTTATTTACAGAATTTACTGTGTGTGGGACTGTCTGACCCATTTGGATCCAGGTGAAGACAACCACTAAGCCTGCTTATGCAGTTTCTTATTTTCagtttgcacattaaaaaaagttCACTTCATATTCATAAAAACCCCAATATTATAAACGACAAACCCTCCCTCACCCATCccttaattaaatataaaaacagcttcCAAAAAGCATACAGTTTAGATTGGTTTAATCTTGAAATGTAATCCAATGAGACTAAAAACTAAACATTTCAGGTCCTGCACCAAATAGTAAAATACTCGAAGGCCTTCAGGAtccctaaaatttaaaaagacagaaattactTTTTGGTTCCTAGAATGAAACAACAGAGTAATATAAATTAATCCCTAACacaacacaaaaaccaaaaactaaattATTAAGTTGAAGGAATTCAGGAGAGAGGATCTGCTGATAACTAAAATGCACACACTAAATAATTCCCATCCCTAgcttttctgtgaaaaaaaaaaaaaaaaccctaaattttTTCATCAGTATTCATTTCacatttaaagtgtttatttCCTGCGTAAAAATGTTATCATTACAAAAGtgtataaagcaaataaaattataaagatagaaaaaaacCTCAATACTATATAATGAAATAACtaattattttagtatttctctaatttttaaaaaattattaaaatcattcTCTGTGGCCTTTTAAACACTACTTTTTccactacattaaaaaaaattcacaaataaattttaattaatttaacaattcTCTTCTTGTtagatatttggatttttttccaattataaaTAAGGTTTCAATGACCAGCTTTATCAATaataaaactttttcattatttcagaATATTCCCCCAGAACACATTGACACTCAGAAATGAAATTAGCtggaaaagatgaatgaaaagtATTAACAGCTTTTCATGCAAATTATCAAATCGCTTCCCAAAAATCACCGTATCAATTTACAATTCCAGTAGGGTATGAATGCCACATCCTCACGATCTATGGGTAAACAGATGTTATCGCATAAAAGTATCTGGTCACTCTTCACGGACACAGCCTTTTGGATCCAATAGTTATTAtgcattctttcctttctccGTTCCCCTAGTAAACATGTATAAACCATCTATTGTATGCCAGGCATAGGGCTAACTTTGGAGATACAGCAAGgttctcatggagcttatgttGAAACCAGTAAACAAGTAAGTTATTCCAATTTAGGGTGAGAGGAAAAAGACACTACAGGAACATTTTGAGGGAAAAGAGTAGAAGGAAATAATTGGAGGCAGAGGGATTTTTCAGACAACGGTACACGGTACAGAGACACAGAGCCTGGGAAGACATAGGCAGCTAAAGCCTTCGCAAGCTATACtgggttttttccatttttttcaagtattaaaCCCAAGATGGAGAATGATGTGATACAGGTCTAATAAAGGTGATAAATCCAATAaggatttcttttaaattttgccaCACCGTGTGAAGAGGAAGATTTTTTCGCCAATCAGTAAAATATACTGCTAACTTCTTTGATAACAAATCTTCACTAATATAAAAATCAGGattacacatacataaataaactgaTATGGGacgccattaaaaaaatcttaccaaaCTTGCTATAGTTCTAATATGAGCCTCTCTAATAAATTATGCCAATTCAGTCAAAATACTTTAATATACATACTCACTTCGACTGATTAACATCAATAAGAGAACCAATTTTTGATGTAGTAAAAGAAATGTGTTCATCTCCAATTACAATTTCAAGctcctgaaaaaaataaacagaaatgtagTTAATACAAAAACCCATCCCAGAGACATCTGTATTCTTGCTACCAAGAGGTCTCACTTTTAGCTGCAAGTTTTTTAGCTGTCACagggtaggagaaaaaaaagaaagaaagaaacttgatCTATTAGATATAAactttgtctgtaaaataaaaaccTCATCAACTGCTCAGGAGTCCCCAATATTAGGATGAATCCAGAACAGCTTTCCAGGGATCTCGTAAAGAAGACACCATCAAATGAATGATATACTTACGAGTGACACAGAAATGTTTCTTATAATGTCAGTAAAAACTAACAATATGGGTATAAGCTTatgtttaatataataaatacaaacaCATTGACCCTTTCTACCAGGCTCTACAAATAAGCTGCATAATAGTAATAACAGCATCACtttagcacctactgtgtgtcaggccctgGGCCAGGGACTTTACAAACATTGTCTGTAATCCCTAAAATTAGGCCAATAAGCCTACCCTTATCAGGTCAGTTTTACTGGCCTAATTTTACAAATGTGAAATTCAAAACTCataaagcagagggaaaaaaaactgttgaTATTTACAGCCACTAGTAAGTGACAGTACTAATATTTGAATCCTGGACTGTAAGGTTGAAAGATTCATATTCCTCTGACTtcacaaaacaattaaaattaaggaCTAGTAACACAAATACAAGATGTTTCTAGTGTGTCAAAGTTACAGTATAATTTTCTCCCCATATTTTACCTgcaaatctaaaacaaaaaattaagaggCTATGTCTATTgtgatttttcagtttaaattaaCAGATGCCACAGAATACACTCTTAGCTATGTATTCATCAGAAGACCTAATTATGCAGTTTATGGCACGCATAAAATGGAGAATTAACTTGATTTTAATGCACAGTGTATACATGGATAAAACAAATTGAGATCTAAATTTACTTCTTAAAAGTGTTTACAGTGCATAAAATAGTGTTCACTATTACCTTTGCTTTCCTAAAGAATGTTCTTTAAGCAGAAGTGTTAAGTTACTGCTACAGAGCGTCAGCGTGTTagatttctccacattttcttcTAGTCAAAGAACCTGTTACACAGTACAATCCTCGGGAACACACAAACTTGAAATTCAGTGCTTCTTCCTCCTGGGGTCACAGCTCATTTCTCCAAGAGCTGAAATGATGCAATTCAGAAATCAAACTGTCTTTCTACAGAGTGAAATTAGGCCTCAGTGTTTGTCAGCTGCCTTTTGAGAAACAACTTTTCTGAAGGAAATGTGAAAGGGGAAAGCAACTGTCAGTCTGAACAAAAATGCTAATCAAATCCCTCTCTGGGGCATAAAGATGCAAATAAGAATTCTGAAAGTTATACATCTAGAGAAAGTGAATTTTACATGGTCAGTGAAAATCCTTATTCTCaaatttaacaaacacttatatTTTTGtctaactatttttatttattatttattaagaatttattgTTGCTAACAAAAGTAACAAACCTACAGTAGAAATGATTCATAACAGTGTGAAAACATCCTAAGTTTCGCTGGGGGTGGCTGTAGAGAAGACTGCTCAGAACGACATCCAAACTGAGAGCTGTGTGCTGACTCCTCTCCTACCAGGAGACGGCACAGAATGTGAGgcacagtgaaataaaaataaaagagtatttACTGGGTGTCTCCTAAATGGAAAAATCAAGACTCAGTGAGGCTCTAttctaaataaatagagagaaaCATAACAATGATACTGAAAATGGTTAGTATTCATGCATTTAGAGAATCACCAAACACAAACCTGCCGGCCAACCCTGTCAGGGGGAGGCCACAAAGCATCATCTTCTTTTGTAATTTCACTGTCATCGATAATTCTCTTCAGTTCTTCCATTACACTCTTGTGTACGTAAGCCTGAAAATAAGTTATAAAAATCTCAGTGTGTCTATTTCTCCCTACAACTCACAAGGAAATAATAAAACGAAGTTACAAACCCTGAGTATTCAAACagagtatcaaagaaaaatttaattctgATTCTAAAAGTACAAGATGGGAGAGAATCATTCAtcctttttatgatttttcttcactgtcttgtcccttcctttaacatttatttttccctcttcacATCACTAGCACCCTTTTAAAACTTATATTCTACCTTTGTGCCACGGGATTCAACTATCTCCAAGTGCTAAACTCAAAACCTACAAGGTGAACAGAGACAAATACAAACACACAGCACAGTTAGTGCTTTGAACTTTTTCTTATACCTAATTTTTGAGCTGTTCATTTAAAATTCATACTATGTTTAAATCATGATGATCAATTAGTGTTAAATAGTGAATAGAGTAAAAAGACAAagttaattataaaatgaattaaatgataaGCTCGATTGTGGGATTACAACTTAATATACTCAGATTGCTTCTTTTGTTGTTACAGATGCTTCAGTTAAGAGTCCCTTTTCAATCTATAAATCAGCTTCTTTACAGCCCTAGGTGTACTTTAAACATGTAAATTAGAACACAGACATGAGAAAAATGGGCTTAATGTAAAAAATTAGACATTTGAAAAGAACTTACCTCCTTTCTGATCATGACATCATTTTTGTAATTGCTGTTGTTGGCATATCTAAGTTTTCCTGTAGGGAGTGGAAAAAAATTCAATCTATAACAGCAAAAACtgctaaagaaataaagaaagaaatgacatcGTAAGCAATTTTGAAGGTAAAAGCCATTTGATACTActactttattaatattttctccctcCTAGCTTAAGGTCAGTGCTGACATGTAGACACACAAACATTAGCTGATAAGTTGGCTAAAGCTGAAGCtagtcaatttttaaatattccatgcTTTCAAGATAATTTCATATAATGGGGGGGGGGCAGTCATTTTCAAGGCCCATTCCCTTAAGCTATGTCATGAATTGACagggaatctgaaaaaacaactAACATTTCTTCTAAAGTTTACATTATATGTCTTATTGGTGTTAAGTGATTTACCCAGAGCACTTAATCTAATCTGTAAGACAACCCTAAAATGTAGCTTTTATTCTCTCACCTagtcatagatgagaaaacagagttcagTCAGTTGTCCGGGGTCACACAAGATTCAGATCTAGATCTACCTTCTTCCAATACTCATGCTTTCCCTGCTACTCTAAAATGTTCCCTTTTAATTATCTTCCTTCAAATTAATGCGTGTACGTATTACAGCAATgctagtatttttaaattgtgattaaGAAGCATATAAACTACGTGCTGCTTCTGGATTAAAAACTGGCCAGTTTGTTAAGAGGATCTACATTTAATTCTGAAGTATTCTCATGCGTGCTTCTCCTCATGGCTAGTCAGTTGCCCAGGTACAGATGTCATGTGATCTTGAACCTCTAACACGGCAGGTTACCCTAGTGAGATGAACCCCTGAGGAATCGCTGTATTTGGGATTCATTATTACTGACAGAAGTCCATGGAATGGTGTGGTGGCAGATGAGAACCATTGTTCTGGAATGAAATTAGACTACTTAATTTATGTGACTGGCCAAAAGTGATACAGATAAGCTGAAAGCTGTTCACAGGCATAAGCACTAAAAATAggatcacattaaaaaaagaactgaggGAGAATTCAAGCAAATTTGGTTTCTTAGcgaaatttagaaaacatttggGGAGAACTACGGAGATCAAGGTGATCAAGGTTTCTGAATAACTGCAGGGCTGTAGTTACCTTGAGCTCTACCTAAAATGTCAGGTAATTTTCCCTTTCCCTAATATTAATGTGATTCTCCTCTAATTCTTCTTTCATGCCTTCACAGAACTTTGTCCAAAGCATGAACACAGCACTTAATATCCTATACCACCGTATGGTTAGTTTCATGTCTATTTTACCCAAGATACAACTCCTTGAGGGGAAATAAACAGTCTTATGCATTCCTGTACCCTCAATTTTTGTATTTACATGGTGTCCAGCACACAGTAtgcacttaaaaaagaaaagtctatgTAGTTGGACTGTCCTTGTTACAGTAAGAGTTCAATATACAGTAACACAATCTAAAGAGAATCAGAGCTGACAAGGGACAGAATCTGCACATTCCTTGGGCAGCAGGCAGTTTCACCTCATTCTCTGCTCAGGCAGCTCTCGGCAGTctgactctttttttcccttagaaaccAAGAAAAGATCTACTCTCATTTCAAGACTCATCTCAACCGTCaccttctcagaaaaaaaaaaatttccttactGTCTCATGTAACCACTCCCCTTTTTCATAGTCTTAATGCATCGTAGAGGGAACAACTGTTTTTAAGTAATCAAAACACATCATTACCAAACATTCATTTTTCTACACGTAGGGCTCCCCCCTTCAGAGCAggcctcatttgttttttctagACATGTTGCCTTACATACAGGGAATGAATAAAACGGATGAATGGGTAGCTCGAAAGTCACAGTTCACCGTAAGACTTTAAGCATCCATCTGACCACCGCGTGGTGGGAATGTTCCTTAACACGTTCAAGTACTAGGACGATAAACTAGATGTAGATGGCCTTAAAGGTCCCTGCGGGTGAGCGGACTCTTTACCGTAGGACCAACTTTAGTGTCTGGCAGGATTGGCTCCTCTGAATTAACTTACACGGAATAATTCTCTATTATTCACAAAACCAATGCATATGCCTCCTACACTCCCAAGCGCCTCAGCGCCGCTGTACAGTCGCGAGCCCACGGAGGCTCGCCcacccgccgccgcctcctccgcGGCCTCTCGGCCCCGCTTCTCCCCGACTCAGCACCGCGCTAACTTGCGACGCCCGCGGCCGCCCCTCCGCTCACCGTCCGGCCGAAACTCGAACTCCAGAAACTCGTGTCCAAACTTGCCCTTGTGCCCTACGTAGTAGCGTAGGTAGAAATCGCTGGCCATTGCCATCTTTGCCGCCGAAAAGCCCGCGGACGGCCTGCCCAACGTGCCGCGGGCGCCTAGCAGTGACGTCAGCCGCCCAGGATTAATACGTCACTGCGTGCGCGCCCTTTCCGCCTCTCGGGCGACGTCTCGCGTGAGCGGCCCGGAGGCGCCGGAGGAGGGCGGCAACGACGTGAACTTTGCTTTGTTGGGGTAGGAAGCGTGTTATTTCCAAAATTATAGTAGGAAGGCACAGAAGTGTGAAAATATGAAAGCATTTGTTATGCGCCTAGAACTAAAGTTTGCACGTCGCTCTGACTTTTCGGGTCTCTAATGCGCGCGGCATCCTGTGAGGGGGGTGTGGCTCCACTGCGCTTTGATTAGGggaataaataaagataaagccAGAACCTGAGGGGCAGATCTGGAATGCAGCCCTCCCCCCTGCTAAATTCTTAACTCGGGCCCTTCCCCATCGGACAATGGTTGCATCTGGAAGCCGATAGTAATAGAGACAAAGTAGGAAGAATTCCATCAAGCTGGAGGTccgaaatttttaaaagacacgtTGAAACTGAACATCTCTGACAGTCGTGGTAAAAAGGGTTCCTTTGATAGTAAAACTTGCTTCATTCAGTAAGGGttacttttttttgtatatatatttttattgaactatagtcagtttacaatgtgtcgatttctggtgtgcagcactgtgcttcagtcatacatgaacataggTATACTCAGGGTTACTCTTCAGTGGCCTCTGGGGTTTTGGCAATTTGACTTAAGATCAAATGGTTTAGCCCACGTTTCTTAACCAGACAGAATTAAATTGGGGAAGTGAAGAAATGCTCCTCTGGGATGAGTTTTGAAGGATGGGGAAAGACAAGGGAAACTTTACTCAAAGCCTGTTTTTTCAAATGGTTTTGATCACTTTTCTTTTACCAACACACAGGATAATCCCGGCTGTTAGATGACTTTTCACCTTCAGTGGGATTTAGTAGAAAGAGGGGCAGTCAGAAGACCAGGGATTCATTTCCATTACTTACTCTGCCTAACCTTGGTTAAGGAGCTATCTCTAAGCCTGCTTATTCACCAACCAAATGTACTGCAGTCAGCTTGCCAAGCACACAGAGTTgttgaggatcaaatgagatactgcatataaaataaggtttaaaatttataaaacattatataaTGAGTTATAACAGGTATTTCCTATGTGCCAGAAATGGTTGGGCactggtaataaaaaaaaaagtcctttgcACTTGTAGTCTAGAAGACAAACATGTAGACACTTATTAGCCCAAGGAAGCAAATGctataagaaagattttttttttttaattctgataatacagcagagaaaacaggtccctttactgggggagggggaagttgAAGAAAGTGacccggggttgggggggggggggggcttgggaCAAGGTGTGCTATTTGAATTGGACCTTGTTGAATAAGTTCAGTTTGTGTTCAGAAAGGTGGAAAAGCAAACAGCCTGAGCGAAGGCACAGTGGTATAAAAATGCCTAACTTGGGAAAGCCAAGAAGTTCAGTATAGTTAGGACATAAGGTTCATGGAAGTGGAAAAACCAGAAAGGCAAACTGGGCAGGTTGTGTGGAGTCTGGACTAGCAATTGTATACCTGTCAATGTAGAAATCTGAATTAaccattgtataaatatgaatatagaaAAATTATTCAGTCCCCACTGTAGGCTGCCATTATGGAAGATACACAAGAAACATAAAGCACCGTCCCTTGCCACTAGAGCGACTAACCTTTCCAGTTTGTCTGGGACTGAGGAGTTTCCCAGGATGTGGGACTTTCTGTTTTAAAACCTGgaaagtcccaggcaaactgggatgaGTCAGTCACTGAACTTACCACAAAAATAACCCACAGAGcaaggagggtgtagctcagtggtagagtg
It encodes:
- the MAGOHB gene encoding protein mago nashi homolog 2, which codes for MAMASDFYLRYYVGHKGKFGHEFLEFEFRPDGKLRYANNSNYKNDVMIRKEAYVHKSVMEELKRIIDDSEITKEDDALWPPPDRVGRQELEIVIGDEHISFTTSKIGSLIDVNQSKDPEGLRVFYYLVQDLKCLVFSLIGLHFKIKPI